The Dromaius novaehollandiae isolate bDroNov1 chromosome 5, bDroNov1.hap1, whole genome shotgun sequence genome window below encodes:
- the GSC gene encoding homeobox protein goosecoid, translating to MPASMFSIDNILAARPRCKDSLLLPPSAAPVVFPGLHGDSLYGGASDYGGFYSRAVAPASSLPAVSGSRIGYNNYYYGQLHVQAAPVGPSCCGAVPPLGAQQCSCVPAAGYEGTGSVLMSPVPHQMLPYMNVGTLSRTELQLLNQLHCRRKRRHRTIFTDEQLEALENLFQETKYPDVGTREQLARRVHLREEKVEVWFKNRRAKWRRQKRSSSEESENAQKWNKASKTSPEKRQEEGKSDLDSDS from the exons ATGCCTGCGAGCATGTTCAGCATCGACAACATCCTGGCCGCCAGACCTCGCTGCAAGGACTCGCTCCTGCTGCCCCCGAGCGCCGCGCCCGTCGTCTTCCCCGGCCTCCACGGGGACTCGCTCTACGGCGGCGCCTCCGACTACGGCGGATTTTACTCGCGGGCGGTGGCACCCGCCTCCAGCCTGCCGGCGGTCAGCGGATCGAGGATCGGCTACAACAACTACTACTACGGGCAGCTGCATGTGCAGGCGGCCCCCGTGGGCCCCTCGTGCTGCGGCGCCGTGCCGCCCCTCGGCGCCCAGCAGTGCTCCTGCGTCCCCGCCGCAG GTTACGAGGGCACCGGCTCGGTCCTGATGTCCCCTGTTCCCCACCAGATGTTGCCCTACATGAACGTGGGCACTTTGTCCCGGACGGAGCTGCAGTTACTGAACCAGCTGCACTGCAGGCGAAAAAGACGGCACCGGACCATCTTCACTGACGAGCAGCTAGAAGCTCTGGAAAACCTCTTCCAGGAAACGAAATACCCAGACGTGGGCACCAGGGAGCAGCTGGCCAGAAGGGTGCATTTAAGAGAGGAGAAAGTGGAG GTTTGGTTCAAAAACCGCCGGGCGAAATGGAGGAGGCAAAAGCGATCATCTTCGGAGGAGTCAGAAAACGCGCAAAAATGGAATAAAGCGTCCAAAACGTCTCCGGAGAAGAggcaagaagaagggaaaagtgaCTTGGACTCCGACAGCTGA